TGACAGGGCAGGGATGGGCCCAGTGTTTCTGCCGTGATGGAGCGCTGATCCGGCTGTGTGGCGGATCCCTCAGTCGCTGCGATCGACGGCGTGGGGGCAGGTTCGCCGGGGCCGTTCCTTCGGGATGACAACGTGGCGGTCCGGCCAGATGACCTGGGGGCTGGCGGCGCGTCGCTCAGCCGCTCAGCCGCGGGCGGCGGGTGGGCGCGCCGGGATCGCGCACCCGCCGCTCCGGCGCGATCACGCCCGCGATCAGCAGTCCCGAGACCAGGGCCACGGCCGTGAGCATCATGCTGAACGCCGTTTCGATCCCCGCCAGCGTCTGCCGCTCCATCAGCGAGGTGAGCCCGCGGAAGCCCACGCTCCCCGGCACCAGCAGCAGAATGCCGGGCACCAGCACCACGGCGGGGGGCCGGTTCTGCAGCCGCGCGTAGATGCTGCTGGCCAGGCCCACGGCGAAGGCCCCGGCAAAGGCGCCCAGCTCCACCCCCAGCGCCGAGGCCCCCACCTGGCCGCCCCCCACGCCGAACGCCGTGCCCACCACGATCCACGGGATGTCGCGCGGCGCGGCCTTCAGCAGCACCACGCCGCAGAGGGGCGAGACGACGAGCGCCACGAGCCCGGCCCACCCCGGCAGCGAGCCCGCCTGCACCGCGGCCGGCGCGCCGAACGCGGCGGTCGCCAGCCGATTGCCCAGCGCCACGCCGAACGCCAGCCCCAGGAAGGTGATGAAAGCGCCGCTCAGCCGCGCCGTTCCCGACGCCAGCTGCCGGCTGGCGAGCTCGTTCAGCGCGTTGGTCAGCGTCAGCCCCGGCAGCAGCACGATCAGCCCGGCGAGCGTGGCGACGAGGACGGAGAGCGGGCCGCCCAGGTGTGCCAGCGCCACGGCCGCGCCGCTCACCAGCAGGGCGGCCAGGGGCTCGAACACGCGCCCCAGCCGCGGCACCCGCGCGGCCACCAGCATGAATCCCCGCAGCCCCAGCCCCAGCAACGTGCCGGCGACGATCTCGCGCAGGCCGCCGCCCAGCAGCAGACAGCTCGCCCCGGAGATGCCGCCGAAGGCCAGCGTCGTCAGGAACGGCCCGTACGGCGACGGGGACGCGGCGATGGCGGCGATGCGCTCGCTCCCCTCCGCGGGAGAGATGAGTCCCTGCGCCACCTCCAGGCTCACGCCGTGCACGGCCGCCAGGTTGCGCAGGTCCACGTCGCCTGGCTGCACGCGCAGCATGTAGGTGCGCTGGAACTCCACCGGGCCGAACGACGCCATCAGCGACGTGGGCTGCGAAAAGAACTGCGCGCCCTGCAGCCCCAGCCGGTCCGAAAGGGCGCCCAGGATGTCTTCCAGCCGGTGCGACGCCTCGCCATAGCTGTGCATGGCGCGCCCCAGGTGCATCACGAAGCCCACGGCCGCGGGATCGGGCTCGGCGTACTCGGTCCGGGCGGTGCTCGCCACGTCGTTCTCCATCCTGGGAAAAAGAGATGGATCATGCAGAGCCGCAGAGACGCAGAAGAGCCCTCCCTTCGTCTCTCTCTGCGACTCTGCGCCTCTGGGTGAGTCCAATTCTCCTGAAAGTCGCGCCACGGGAGCACGCTCAGCAAGGGATACCCTAGCCGCCACGCGCCGGGCGCACTACCTTCAGAAACTCCTTCCGCACTCACGCCCTGCCGCACTCACGCACTCCACGAAGCTGGCCCTTGTCCCGCCGCCGCGCGGACGCTAACTTCCATGGCGTGATACTTGCAAGCGGTCGGGCCGACTCCCCTCATACGGGTATTGTGGCTGCCGGAGTTCTCGGCGTCATCCCGGCCCGGCTGTCTTCGCAACGACTCCCTGAAAAACCGCTGCATCCGCTCGCTGGCCGGCCCCTGATCGAATGGGTCTGGCGGCGCGTTTCGGCGTTCGCTTTGTTCGATGCGCTCGTCATCGCGACCGACAGCGAGCGCGTGGCCAACGTCGCGCGCGGGTTCGGCGCGCGGGTGGCGCTCACGCGCGAGGACCATCCCTCCGGCACCGACCGCGTGGCGGAAGTGGCACAGATGGGCGAGTACGAGGGCTTCGGCACCATCGTCAACGTGCAGGGCGACGAGCCGTTCGTGCGCCGCGAGCATCTCGAAGCCGCCATCGGGCTCGTCCGCGAGGGCGGGTGGGACGCGGGCACCGTGGCGACGCCCATCGGCTCGGCGGACGAGTGGCGCGAGCCCTCGGTGGTGAAGGTGGTGCGGGGCGACGACGGCGCGGCGCTGTACTTTTCGCGCGCCCCGGTCCCCTTCGCACGCGACGCCGAGCCGGACTTCGCCTCCGGGCCGTACCTGCGCCACGTGGGCATCTACAGCTACCGCCGCGACGCGCTGCTCCGCTGGGTGGCGCTGGCCGAGGCGCCGCTGGAGCGGATCGAAAAGCTGGAGCAGCTCCGTCCGCTGGCCGCGGGCATCCGCATCGGCGTGGCGGTGGGCGCGCCGGCCGAGGGCGGGGTCGACACCCCGGCCGACGCGGCGCGCGCAGAGCGCATCCTGGGCAGTGCATCTACACCCGACCTGATCGAGGCACCCGCATGACCGCCATGAACACGACTCCCACCAAGTACATCTTCGTCACCGGCGGCGTGGTGTCGTCGCTGGGGAAGGGGATCGCCGCGGCCTCCATCGGCCGGCTCCTGGTGGACCGCGGGCTGCGCGTGAC
The nucleotide sequence above comes from Longimicrobium sp.. Encoded proteins:
- a CDS encoding threonine/serine ThrE exporter family protein, whose product is MASTARTEYAEPDPAAVGFVMHLGRAMHSYGEASHRLEDILGALSDRLGLQGAQFFSQPTSLMASFGPVEFQRTYMLRVQPGDVDLRNLAAVHGVSLEVAQGLISPAEGSERIAAIAASPSPYGPFLTTLAFGGISGASCLLLGGGLREIVAGTLLGLGLRGFMLVAARVPRLGRVFEPLAALLVSGAAVALAHLGGPLSVLVATLAGLIVLLPGLTLTNALNELASRQLASGTARLSGAFITFLGLAFGVALGNRLATAAFGAPAAVQAGSLPGWAGLVALVVSPLCGVVLLKAAPRDIPWIVVGTAFGVGGGQVGASALGVELGAFAGAFAVGLASSIYARLQNRPPAVVLVPGILLLVPGSVGFRGLTSLMERQTLAGIETAFSMMLTAVALVSGLLIAGVIAPERRVRDPGAPTRRPRLSG
- the kdsB gene encoding 3-deoxy-manno-octulosonate cytidylyltransferase codes for the protein MAAGVLGVIPARLSSQRLPEKPLHPLAGRPLIEWVWRRVSAFALFDALVIATDSERVANVARGFGARVALTREDHPSGTDRVAEVAQMGEYEGFGTIVNVQGDEPFVRREHLEAAIGLVREGGWDAGTVATPIGSADEWREPSVVKVVRGDDGAALYFSRAPVPFARDAEPDFASGPYLRHVGIYSYRRDALLRWVALAEAPLERIEKLEQLRPLAAGIRIGVAVGAPAEGGVDTPADAARAERILGSASTPDLIEAPA